Part of the Oscillibacter hominis genome is shown below.
CCTGAGCCAGGAGGTCATCGACATCCCGGATGATGATTTTGGCGTATGGTACGTGGACGTGATGGATCATCCGGAGCGGTACGATGGAAAAACGGTCCACCTTAAGGCCATGATGTGCCATTCCAAAAAGCTCAAGGGCGTTTCAGTGCCCGGCCGTTTTGCCATGGTCTGCTGTGAAAAGGACGTAACCTTCCTTGGGATTGTATGCAAGGGCGACTCCCTCAATGCCTATGAAAACAGGGATTGGATCGAGCTAACCGCCCAGGTGAAGGCGGAGAAGCACAAAGCCTACCGGGGCATGGGGCCGGTTCTCTATGCCATGGCTGTGGCGCCCTGTGAAAAGCCAGAGGAAGAAGTCGTCACATTCTAATACCATTTGTAGAATAAAGTCGTAAAAATACGTTTCGTTGTGGTTTTTACAGCGAAACGTATTTTTTTGCGCATTGCCTATCCAGCGGCCCAACTTGCAATTTCCCTTCAATCAGGTATAATAGGTCTATTCAACAATGGATGGAAGGTGCAGACTTTTTTGAACTTGAAACGACAAATTGGGTATTTACCCACATTCTTTTTGGTCGTGCTGCTCTCCGGCCTGGCCACAGGCCTGGTGCTCTGGATGCATCCGGTCAGCACCATGGCGATGATCAAATCCATGCTTATGAGGCAGCCCGTGCTGCTGCTTCTCAACTACCTGCCCCTGTTTCTGCTGATACTGGCCTTCACCTGCCTGCTGCGGAACGCCTTTTATGCCACCGGCCTGGTGGGCTTTGTCACCGCGCTGATGTCGGTGGCCAACCGCGTGAAAATCCAAATCCGGGACGAGCCGTTGGTTCCCCGGGATTTCGGCCTTTTGAAGGAGGCGGCGGACGCGGCGGGCAATTACGACCTTCGCCTGCCCTGGATGCTGATTGGCTGCGTGGTGGCTTTTGGAGCGATCATGGTGGCCCTGGGCATCTTTTTTCCCACAAAGGCCCCTGCCCGCCAGTATCTGGTGCGGCTCGCGGGATTTGCAGTGAGTGTCCTGGCCCTGCTGCTGAGCATCCGGTTTTTGTACAGCTCCTCCAACCTCTACAACTCCTTTTCCGTCACCAACCCCTATTATTTGACCAGCGTCAGCAATGAGCTGGGCTTCCCCTACTACTTCTGTTACCACTTCTCCACCTACCAGGTACAAAAGCCAGAGGGCTACAGCAAAGCCCAAGCCGCCGCCTGGGAGACGGGGGACACTGCCGGCGGGGGAAAAGACGTTCACGTCATTGTGGTGATGAACGAGGCCTTTTCCGACCTGACCAACTACGATGTCTTCCAGTACAGTGAGGAGGAGGATCCCCTGAAGACGTTCAACGCGCTGTGCGGGGGGGAAAATGCCGTTTCCGGCAAGGTAGTGGTTCCCGGCTATGCCGGCGGCACCGCCAACACGGAGTTCGATGTGGCCACCGGCATGCAGACCAACAACCTGCACACCACCTCCGCCTTCCGCTCCTTCAACCGGAACCTGGACAGCATCTTCCGTGTCTTTGGCGCCGACGGGTACCATACGGTCTTCATGCACCCCGGCGACGCCTGGTTCTATAACCGGCAGAATGTCTACCGCTGGCTGGGTGCCGACGAGATCCTCTTCAGCGCCGACTTTGTGGACAGCGTCAGCCGGGGCCGATGGGTCACGGACGATACGGTGGCTGAGAACATTATCTTGAAATTTGATGAGGCGGTGAATAACGATCAGACCTTGTTTGACTATGCCGTCACCATCCAGAACCACATGTCCTACACCGCCGACAAGTACGGGGAAAGCGGCCCCTATCCCGCTGTGCCGGTGGACCTGCCCCTCTCCGAGGAGGCGCAGACGCTTCTGAGCGTGTATATCGAGGGGTTGCGGGACGCCGACGCCATGCTGAAAAAGCTGACAGACCATTTTTCCGCTTCCGATGAGCCCGTGGTCCTGGTCTTCTTTGGGGACCATCTGCCGTATCTGGGGGATGACCGTCTCTGCTACCGGGAGCTGGGCCTCCCCATGGCGGACGACTCGGCGGAAAACTTCACCTCTTATGAAACCCCCTATCTCATTTGGTGCAACGACGCCGCTGCGGCGGAAGTCGAGTTGGATTCCCTGTCCCTGCCCGCGGACGGGCAGCTCAGCGCCTGCTACCTGGGTGCGGTGCTGCTGGAGCTGACTGGCCGTGGCGACGAATCGGCCTGGTTTTCCTATCTCAATGAACTGCGCCGCCAGGTGCCTGTCATGCAAAACGGCGTGTATGAGACCATAGACGGCACAGTTACCTCCTCTCCGGAGCAGATGGAGCTGATCTCCAAATATCTCAATTGGAGTTATTATAAGCTGAAGGATAAAAAGGTCAGCTGAAAGGAGAATCACATGCGAGAGCGAAGCCGCAGGATCGCGCTGTGCGGTATGCTGACAGCCCTGTCTGTCGTGATTCTGCTGTTGGGCGGCATTGTGCCTCTTGCCACATTCTGCTGCCCTATTTTGGCCATGCTGGTCCTGCTCCCCATCCACTTGGAGTATGGAACTCAAACCGGCCTGACCGTCTATGCGGCGGTCAGTGTACTGTCGATGCTGCTGGTTCCGGATTTGGAGGTCTCCCTGTTTTTTGTCTTCTTTGGCTTTTATCCCATCCTGCAGCCCCGGCTGAACCGCATCCGCCATGCCGCACCCCGCTTCCTTGCCAAACTACTGATCTGCAACGCCGCCATAGCCGGTATGTACGGCTGTCTCCTGTTCCTCTTCCGCGCCCCCGGCGCCTGGGAGGAGGTTTCCCAGTATTCTCTGCCCCTGATTATGATGTTCCTTGTCACGGCCAACCTCACCTTTTTTCTCCTGGATATCGCTTTGGGGCGGTTTTCCGTCATCTACCGCCTCCGCGTCCGAAGCTGGCTGTTTCGCCGCTAAAAAAGAAAAAAGAAGGCCCGGATTCAGAAGAATCCGGGCCTTCTTTTTGATGTTTAAAACGCCACTGCCTCTCCAGTCAGCTGCTCAATCCAACTTTTTGCCTCCGGATATCGGCGCATCAGCTCCTCCTTCACCCCATGCTCATAGCACTCCGGGGTAAAACCGGGGGCCATGGTGGTGCCAAGCAGGGCAAATTTGCCGCCCGGCAGCAGATGGGAGCCCTGCCAGGTGCCGGCACACACCAGGTGCTGGGGCGTCTGGCCCTGCTCCAGGTCAGTTCCCAACCGGGTGATGCGCTGCCTCCCGTCGGGCAGCAGCTCCACCAGTTCCACCGGGTCGCCCAGATAGAAGTGGTATACCTCATCTCCGGTCAGCTTGTGGAGGTGGGAGAAGGAGCGCTCTGTCAAAAAGTAGTAAATGGCGCTTCCGATGGGCTCGCCATCCGCGGTTTTTTCACAGGTATAAGTGCTGCGATACATGCCGCCCTCCCGGTCCAGGGGCTCTAACTTCAGGCGTTTGACAATCTCTTCTGCGTTCAGCATGATGATTCCTCACTTTCGTTGACCTGCCCTCACCATACCATGAATCCCCTGCATTCGTCAATTGTTTCCATGATTGACTAAATAGCGCTTCATAGTATAATGGGTTTAAGCCGCCCAGCGGCCCATTTATAAAAAGGAGAGGATATCAATGAGCAATCCTGTGGATAAAAGCGCTATCACCGGTCAAAACATCCGTCAATATCTGACCTGCCTTGCCCCCGGCGACGTGGGGGAGTATGTGCTGCTGCCCGGTGATCCCGCCCGCTGCGACCGCACAGCCAAGTACCTGAAAGACGCCAAGCTGGTGGCCAACAACCGGGAGCACCGCACCTTCACCGGAACCTATAAGGGCCTCACCGTGAGCGTCACCTCCACCGGCATGGGCTGCCCTTCCGCCGCCATTGCCACGGAGGAGCTGTGCAACGCCGGCGCAAAAGTGTTCATCCGCATCGGCTCTACCGCCGCCATCCAGGAAGGGATCCGGGTGGGAGACCTGATCGTCAGCACCGGCTCTATGAAAAATGAGGGCACTTCCCGCTTTTTTGTCCCGGACTCCTTCCCCGCCGTCCCGGACTTTGACCTGACGGCCCTGCTTCTCTCCACGGCCCGTGAGCTGTCTGAAACCTCCGTCCACTATGGCATCGGCTCCACCGACGACTCCTTCTATGGGGAGACGCCGGAATTCATCGACCGTCTGGTGAGCTATGGCTGCATCAATCTGGAGATGGAGGCCTCCGGCGTATTCACCGTGGCCCACCGCAAGGGCTGCCGCGCCGCCGCCATCTACGGCTGCTCTGCAAACCTGAAGACCAGCGAGCTCTACTATGCAGACGGCACGCCGGAATCCGGCAACCAAAAGCTGGTGGATGCCTGGGAGCAGGAGATTCAAATCGCCCTGGAGACTTTTTACCGCTTCCATCAGCAGCGGGGATAAGCGCTCCATGATAAAAGAAACGGCCCGGAGCAGGCAGCTCCGGGCCGTTATTTCTTATTCCACCCTGCTGCGGCATGCAACGGGGATTTCCTTTTCCCGTACCAGGCTGACGAAAATTCTGGCCAGGTCCGGGTCAAACTGTGTCCCAGCCCCCTGCTCGATCTGCTGGAGCGCATACTCCGTGGGCAGGCCGCTGCGGTAAGGCCGGTCCGTGGTCATGGCGTCGAACACGTCGGCAATGGCCAGGCAGCGGGCGGAGACCGGAATCTGCTTGCCCGCAATGCCCCGGGGATACCCGCGCCCATCCCACCGCTCATGATGCCCGATGGCGGCCGGGATCAGATAGTCCATATCCGGAAGATGGCGGATCATCTCAATGGAGTTGTTGACATGGGACTGCATGACCCGGAATTCCTCATCGCTGAGCTTACCCTTTTTGTTGAGGATATCCTCAGGAATGCTGATCTTACCGATGTCGTGGAGCAGTCCCGCCGAGTAGATCATCCGCACCTGCTCGTCATTGAAGCCGGCGGCAGTGGCCAGCATGGCCGCGTAATAGGCCACGTTCTTGCTGTGGTCGTAGGTGTAGTGGTCCTTGGCGTCAATTGCGGCAGTCAGCGCCGAAATCATGGACAGGGCGTTGCGGTAGACGTTGTTGTCCTCCCGCTCGATCTGTTCCACAACTGCGTTGGTCCGCTCCGTCAGCTTCTGCGGCAGCGCCTTTGCACCGCGGAACACGGAAATCCGGTTTTTCCCGCTGCGCTTTGCGCTGTAAACCGCCATGTCCACATTGTCCCGCAGTTCCTTGGCGGTGGCTGCCGCGTAGGGGGCGGCACAGATGCCGACGCTGACAGTAATGGCTTTTTTCTGGTTGTCCCGGTTGACCTGAGCGATGCGGCTTTGCATCTCCCGCGCCATGGTTTCGGCAGTCCGGGCATCGGTGCGGGGCAGCAGCGCGGCAAATACCTTTCCGCTGGTGCGGAACACCATCCCCCTCTCGCCAGTGCATTGCGAGATCACCGAGGCAACGGCACGCAGTGCCGCATCCCCCTCTGCCACACCGTAGAGCTGGTTATAGAGCTTAAAATCGTCGATGTCCAAGAACATCAGCGAGATGCAGTCGCCCTTGCAGGCGTTGAACTGCTCTGCCACCTTTTCCACAAAATAGCGGTAGTTGAACACATTGGTCAGGCTGTCAATCCTGGCCTCCCGAAACATCTTCTCATAGAGCCCCGCGTTTTTCATGGCAATGGAGGCCACTGAGCTGATGGTCTCCAGAAAGCTGATCTCCACATAACTGAAACTCCGGTTGCGGTCAGAGGCTGCCAGCAATATGAGCCCCACAATATCCTTGCCGTCCCGCATGGCAAACACGCAGTCGATGTTCAGCCTCCGGAAGAGGTCCTTCTCCTCCTCCCATACCGACAGATAGAGGGGGTTGCTTCGGAATTCCGACATGATGAGGTAGGGCTCCTGATCCCTCAAGTAGCTGATCTGGGGGCTGGTCCGGGAGATGGTAAAGGACAGCGACGCCAGAGGGCTGGAGCAGTACCGGGCGGCAAAGTGGTCTTTCTCCGCCAGGCAGATGTAAACCTGTTCGATGGGGATTTCCTCACGGATCGCATTCGCAAGCTTGGCCATGATCTCGCCGGTATCCAGCGTCTGGGTGGCGTCGGCGGTAAACTGTTTGAGCAGCTTGTTCTGCTGCTCCTCACGAGTAAAGATGGAGTCAATCAGCCGCTTGGTCAGCAGATAGGACATGGACAAGATCAGCGCAAAGAAGATGGCAACCACCGTGGTGGCGCTGCTGACAGCCATGCCGATGGACGTGGTTAAAAACTGTTCCAGAGGGGCAATCACATAAATGCTCGCCAACACACAGATGACAACCAGCACGATCATCAAAAGGCTGCGGGAGATCACCAGCGTCATGCGGAACATCCTCCGCTTGTAGAGGGCGGACATCAGCAAACAGGCAAAGCAGATTCCGGCCAGTGCGTCATAGGGGAAGGTGTTGCCTGGGATGCCGATCTGCATCAAGTTACCCACCAGCATCACCAGCCCGCCGATCACAATGACCCGGATGCCCGGGGAGTGGATGCCCTGTTCCCGGATGATCTGGAACAGCAGCTGCAGCGTGGAGATGATGATGGCCACGAACAGCACGCAGGGAATCAGGATGTGCCAGTTTGTGCTGTAGGTAAACACAGTGCCGCCGCTGGCCGTCACTGTCGGGGTGGGCGGGGCCAGGTAAAAGCCGCTGATGGTCCCGGGCCAGATGGCGATGGTCAGCACAGTCCAGAGGATCAGCATAAACTTTCCCCTCTGGCGGGAGAAGTTATGGACAAAAAGATAGAATAGCCACTCCAGGGAAAAGAGGGATACAATGGAAACGTAGTACCAAAATTCCATGCCGGGCCACATTTGCAGCCGCATGAGGATGGCGCCGCCGGACCACAGGATGCTGCCTGCCAACACCGCCATGAAGGCACGGATTTCCGGCGTCTTCTTCGCCGCCAGAAACGTTGTGAACATCAGCGCAAAACAGCTCAGCGCAATGGTGTTCACAAAAAGATACGGGATGGAGTGCGTCATCATATGTGATCCTCCCATACCTGCGCCTGGTACTTCAGCAGGCCGGTGATATCCAGCATACCCGGATTGATGCGGTAGAGCTTGTGCCCGGTCTGCTGTTCATAACCGGAAATGGTTCCGTACTTCAGGATGGTAATCTGAAGAGGCTCCATGTTCAGCAGCTTTTTCAAATCGCTGTAGTCGCTGTCAAAATATTTAAAATAGACCGTGAGATGCTCGGTCAGAACCTGACGCGTCGTCACATCGTCCACCTGAGCCTCCGGCGTGATCTCCACATACATGTGCAAAAAGGGGTTGCCCTGGGCGTCAAACTCCTTTTTCATCACCCAGTCGCCGATCCCCAGCTTGGACAGATGGATCACCTCTTCCACAGAGGAGGCCGTAATCCGGGTGAATCCCGCAATGTCGATCACGTCGGGAACCCGGTCCACAAAGGAAAAACGGGGCAGTTCGCCCTTTCCGCCCCGAAGGCAGTGGTAGGTGTCGCCGATCCGGTAGCGCATAAACGCGCCGCCGTGGAGTACACTGATCACCAGCTCGTAGGTTTCCCCCGCGCACACCTCGTCCATCAGGCAGGTCCTGGGCTGATAGGTCTCATCCGCCCGGTTCCTGCGCATCTCCTCCTCGGGGATGAACTCATAGAAGCAGGCGTCCGGAAAGAACACCATCCCATTGCGCTCCCACGTCTCAGCGCCCAGGCAGGTGGACTCGGTTCCGGCAGCCAGTTCCAGGGGAACCGTCCCCCAGGCCGCGCTCAGGCGGTCCCGGTAACAGCGTGCGTCCGTCCCGGCATAGAAGAGGGCCTTCAGGTGGAAAATATCCCCGGGCACCACGCTGCGCCCGTCCCTGTGGCTGATGTATTTGGCCCTGACATAGCGCAGGGCGTGTTTGACGGAGATGTTCAGCTTTCCGCCGCTGCCGCCTTTTCCAAAGCTCTCTGTAATATAGTTGGCCACGCTGCCGATCCCAAAAAAGAAATCCACGCCGCCGCTCATGGCCATGGAGAACCCCTTCTTGATCCGCTGGCTGAAGCTCAGGTCGGAGTGGGCGTTGGAATCGGGCAGCCAAGTAAATTCAATGTCCTCGTCAAATAGAGACGGCATCAGCCCCGTGGCATAGGGCAGCGGCGCGCCCCCGTACAGGATGCGGTCACCCCGCTTCAAATCAAAATCGCCTTTCCTCCTGCTGGTGGCCATCATCATCACCGACAGCAGGTTGTGGCGGTAGCAGTCCAGCATCCCTCTGGTGTAGGGTGCCAGCTTGATGGGCCGCAGGCCTCCCTCCCAGGTGGTTTGGATCCAGACCGCGGGTTCACTGCAGAGCATGTCCGACCGCCGGGGCAGCAGCACATCGGCGTAGTCCGCATAGGTAGTGAGGGGCATCGTGTCCCGCAGCTCCTCAATGCTGCCTGGTTTCTTGCCGTCTAACAGCTTCCGCCCCAGGGGGCTGTTGGACCACACCCGAAGCTGCTCCTCCATCAATCGGCGCTGGGTGTACATATACTCGTCCACGGACATGTCCAAAAAGCCGCAGTATTCCCGCCAAAGCTGCTCCTTACTGCATTTTTTCAACCGCTCCTGAAACTTCATGGGACACACCCCTTTTTCTCTTAATCTCCTTTGTTAGGCGCCAGAAACGCTCGGATGCTGTCAGCGGAGGGCACCAAAAAAGGCGTCCTTTTCTGATACGCATCATATCCTTCCAGCAGCACCGGAAACACACACCGGTCCTCGTAAACCACCAAAAGCACATCCAGCAGGCTGTACACCGCCACACACAAAAGCGGTAAGCCGCAGGAAAGCCACAGACAGAACAGCAATCCGATCATCCACAAAACGCCGGGATGGCGGCAGAGCGCATAAACGCCCCCGGTCAGCGCAGCCCGCTTTGCACCCGGCTCGCCGTAAGAGGCGCCGGCCGGCAGAGCAAAAAACAGCGAGTAGGCTTCCAGCGCCAAAAATGCAAGCACCGCGGCAGCAGCCACGATTCGCCAGGCCCCGGTAAGCGGCGCCGCTCCGAAACGGCTCCCTGCCGCAACCGCTGTGCAAAAGAGAACCGCCCCGGCTGGAAACAGCCAGCAAAGGCGCTTGTCACCCCGGTGCAGATCGTTCCAGTCACTGAGGAAGAAGAAGGCAAATCCCAACGTGCCAAGCAGGATCATATCCTTTCCTCCTCTTCCCCACTTCCGGTGTAAGCGGGTCATCTCTGCAACTTCCAAGAATCTACTAATTCATATTATGTATACCAATTATATATATTATATGATAAATTTTGTGCGAGTTCAACAAATATCACACGGTGAATTTTCACAAATCGGACGATAACTTGACCAATCACAAGATATGGGAATCCTTTTCTTCCTGTTCCCCAAGAGTTGGGCGTCACTATTTTCTAATTTGGTATTTTTTTCAAATCAATTTATAAGCCACCTTTTCTGTTTCAAATTGTTTGGTAATTTTGACGACATCCTGAATTCTTTGCCATTCCAAAGCATTTTGACTAATGATTCAATTTCAAAAATTTGACAGCAATTTAGGCTTTGCCTTATAATAAGCACATATGTCTCGACCCCGACTGCTAAAGGATATCCCAATCATTTCACATTCTCCCCATCAAATTGTCGGCATGGCATCCAAACCCCTTTGAACAAGAATTGCCCTCCTGTTCGAGCTCCGATATCCATTCTCCATCAGTCTTCCGGGCTCTTACAAGAGGACAAGTCGTGCAGCCAGATAGGCATACAGTGTCCATTTTGTGTAATATATTAACTATAATATCTGATATATTGTAGCTAATCTCATTTTGTCTTTGCCAAATCACGTCCTGAGGTGATGAACATGCGAAAAATCCGATACAATTCCCCAGTGGTGCTGACCTTTGCACTGCTCTCCATGGCAGCGCTCCTTTTGAATCGGCTTACCGCCGGCTGGACCAACGCGTACCTGTTCAGCGTATACCGCAGTTCCCTGGCGGATCCTCTTTTTTACTTCCGCCTCTTTGGCCATGTATTGGGACATGCCAATTGGGCCCACTACAGCGGGAATATGGTTCTGCTGCTGCTTACCGGCCCCATGCTGGAGGAGAAATACGGAAGCCGCCGCGTTGCAGCGGTCATCGCCATTACCGCCCTGGTCACCGGGCTGACGGAGGTCCTTTTCTTCCCCGGAACGGCTTTGTTAGGTGCCTCTGGAGTGGTGTTTGCCTTCATCCTGCTCTCCTCTGTCACCGGGAGTGGGCGGGATGGAGTCCCTTTGACCCTGATTGTGATTGCAGTCATCTACTTGGGTGGCCAAATCTATGAGGGCATCACCCAGCAGGACAATGTGTCTCATCTGACCCATATCCTGGGCGGCGTCATCGGCGGCGGAGCCGGCCTGGCCCTGCGGCCAAAAAAATAAAACAAAAAAGAGCGCGCGGAACCATCCGCGCGCTCTTTTTGCTCAGTTCAGGCGAACCTCTTTGGCCT
Proteins encoded:
- a CDS encoding LTA synthase family protein, translating into MNLKRQIGYLPTFFLVVLLSGLATGLVLWMHPVSTMAMIKSMLMRQPVLLLLNYLPLFLLILAFTCLLRNAFYATGLVGFVTALMSVANRVKIQIRDEPLVPRDFGLLKEAADAAGNYDLRLPWMLIGCVVAFGAIMVALGIFFPTKAPARQYLVRLAGFAVSVLALLLSIRFLYSSSNLYNSFSVTNPYYLTSVSNELGFPYYFCYHFSTYQVQKPEGYSKAQAAAWETGDTAGGGKDVHVIVVMNEAFSDLTNYDVFQYSEEEDPLKTFNALCGGENAVSGKVVVPGYAGGTANTEFDVATGMQTNNLHTTSAFRSFNRNLDSIFRVFGADGYHTVFMHPGDAWFYNRQNVYRWLGADEILFSADFVDSVSRGRWVTDDTVAENIILKFDEAVNNDQTLFDYAVTIQNHMSYTADKYGESGPYPAVPVDLPLSEEAQTLLSVYIEGLRDADAMLKKLTDHFSASDEPVVLVFFGDHLPYLGDDRLCYRELGLPMADDSAENFTSYETPYLIWCNDAAAAEVELDSLSLPADGQLSACYLGAVLLELTGRGDESAWFSYLNELRRQVPVMQNGVYETIDGTVTSSPEQMELISKYLNWSYYKLKDKKVS
- a CDS encoding cupin domain-containing protein, which gives rise to MLNAEEIVKRLKLEPLDREGGMYRSTYTCEKTADGEPIGSAIYYFLTERSFSHLHKLTGDEVYHFYLGDPVELVELLPDGRQRITRLGTDLEQGQTPQHLVCAGTWQGSHLLPGGKFALLGTTMAPGFTPECYEHGVKEELMRRYPEAKSWIEQLTGEAVAF
- a CDS encoding nucleoside phosphorylase, with the translated sequence MSNPVDKSAITGQNIRQYLTCLAPGDVGEYVLLPGDPARCDRTAKYLKDAKLVANNREHRTFTGTYKGLTVSVTSTGMGCPSAAIATEELCNAGAKVFIRIGSTAAIQEGIRVGDLIVSTGSMKNEGTSRFFVPDSFPAVPDFDLTALLLSTARELSETSVHYGIGSTDDSFYGETPEFIDRLVSYGCINLEMEASGVFTVAHRKGCRAAAIYGCSANLKTSELYYADGTPESGNQKLVDAWEQEIQIALETFYRFHQQRG
- a CDS encoding HD domain-containing phosphohydrolase, with protein sequence MMTHSIPYLFVNTIALSCFALMFTTFLAAKKTPEIRAFMAVLAGSILWSGGAILMRLQMWPGMEFWYYVSIVSLFSLEWLFYLFVHNFSRQRGKFMLILWTVLTIAIWPGTISGFYLAPPTPTVTASGGTVFTYSTNWHILIPCVLFVAIIISTLQLLFQIIREQGIHSPGIRVIVIGGLVMLVGNLMQIGIPGNTFPYDALAGICFACLLMSALYKRRMFRMTLVISRSLLMIVLVVICVLASIYVIAPLEQFLTTSIGMAVSSATTVVAIFFALILSMSYLLTKRLIDSIFTREEQQNKLLKQFTADATQTLDTGEIMAKLANAIREEIPIEQVYICLAEKDHFAARYCSSPLASLSFTISRTSPQISYLRDQEPYLIMSEFRSNPLYLSVWEEEKDLFRRLNIDCVFAMRDGKDIVGLILLAASDRNRSFSYVEISFLETISSVASIAMKNAGLYEKMFREARIDSLTNVFNYRYFVEKVAEQFNACKGDCISLMFLDIDDFKLYNQLYGVAEGDAALRAVASVISQCTGERGMVFRTSGKVFAALLPRTDARTAETMAREMQSRIAQVNRDNQKKAITVSVGICAAPYAAATAKELRDNVDMAVYSAKRSGKNRISVFRGAKALPQKLTERTNAVVEQIEREDNNVYRNALSMISALTAAIDAKDHYTYDHSKNVAYYAAMLATAAGFNDEQVRMIYSAGLLHDIGKISIPEDILNKKGKLSDEEFRVMQSHVNNSIEMIRHLPDMDYLIPAAIGHHERWDGRGYPRGIAGKQIPVSARCLAIADVFDAMTTDRPYRSGLPTEYALQQIEQGAGTQFDPDLARIFVSLVREKEIPVACRSRVE
- a CDS encoding GH3 domain-containing protein; its protein translation is MKFQERLKKCSKEQLWREYCGFLDMSVDEYMYTQRRLMEEQLRVWSNSPLGRKLLDGKKPGSIEELRDTMPLTTYADYADVLLPRRSDMLCSEPAVWIQTTWEGGLRPIKLAPYTRGMLDCYRHNLLSVMMMATSRRKGDFDLKRGDRILYGGAPLPYATGLMPSLFDEDIEFTWLPDSNAHSDLSFSQRIKKGFSMAMSGGVDFFFGIGSVANYITESFGKGGSGGKLNISVKHALRYVRAKYISHRDGRSVVPGDIFHLKALFYAGTDARCYRDRLSAAWGTVPLELAAGTESTCLGAETWERNGMVFFPDACFYEFIPEEEMRRNRADETYQPRTCLMDEVCAGETYELVISVLHGGAFMRYRIGDTYHCLRGGKGELPRFSFVDRVPDVIDIAGFTRITASSVEEVIHLSKLGIGDWVMKKEFDAQGNPFLHMYVEITPEAQVDDVTTRQVLTEHLTVYFKYFDSDYSDLKKLLNMEPLQITILKYGTISGYEQQTGHKLYRINPGMLDITGLLKYQAQVWEDHI
- a CDS encoding rhomboid family intramembrane serine protease gives rise to the protein MRKIRYNSPVVLTFALLSMAALLLNRLTAGWTNAYLFSVYRSSLADPLFYFRLFGHVLGHANWAHYSGNMVLLLLTGPMLEEKYGSRRVAAVIAITALVTGLTEVLFFPGTALLGASGVVFAFILLSSVTGSGRDGVPLTLIVIAVIYLGGQIYEGITQQDNVSHLTHILGGVIGGGAGLALRPKK